From Phacochoerus africanus isolate WHEZ1 chromosome 13, ROS_Pafr_v1, whole genome shotgun sequence, a single genomic window includes:
- the LOC125113398 gene encoding putative methyltransferase-like protein 21E codes for MRTEMIKKRPMYSLMDPEAQKEKRKAHDDEKVVAEIMQRCFVPTSITTTCWEGFHFVGHEIRITEAMDCYGAVVWPSALVLCYFLETNVKQYNMVDKNVIEIGAGTGLVSIVASLLGAHVTATDLPELLGNLQYNLSRNTKMKCKHLPQVKELSWGVALDKNFPRSSNSFDYILAADVVYAHPFLEELLLTFEHLCQETTVILWVMKFRLEKENRFVDRFQELFDLEEISSFPSLNIKLFKATKKNRRNA; via the exons agaaaagaaaggctCATGACGACGAGAAAGTGGTTGCAGAGATCATGCAGAGATGTTTCGTTCCAACTTCTATAACAACCACCTGCTGGGAGGGATTTCATTTTGTTGGTCATGAGATTCGGATTACTGAAGCCATGGATTGCTATGGTGCTGTTGTTTGGCCATCG GCCCTTGTTCTCTGCTATTTTCTGGAAACAAATGTAAAGCAGTATAACATGGTTGACAAAAATGTGATTGAAATCGGAGCTGGAACTGGGCTCGTCTCCATTGTGGCAAGTTTACTGG GTGCACACGTGACGGCCACAGATTTACCTGAGTTACTGGGGAATCTGCAATACAATCTTTCCCGAAACACCAAAATGAAATGCAAGCACTTGCCTCAGGTGAAAGAACTCTCCTGGGGCGTGGCTTTAGACAAGAACTTCCCCAGGTCGTCCAACAGCTTTGACTACATCCTGGCCGCCGATGTGGTCTATGCGCACCCCTTCCTGGAAGAGCTCCTGCTCACCTTCGAGCACCTGTGCCAAGAAACCACCGTCATCCTCTGGGTCATGAAATTCAggctggaaaaggaaaacagattcGTAGATAGATTTCAGGAGCTCTTTGACCTGGAGGAGATTTCCAGTTTCCCTAGCCTGAATATTAAGTTGTTTAAAGCCACGAAGAAAAATCGGAGGAATGCGTGA